The Coprococcus phoceensis genomic sequence GGAGATCAGAAAAGCGGATACAATGGCGCAGAGTGAATATATGCGGGAGGAGAAGCTTTCAAATATTGCCGGAATCGAGCGGTGCTACAAAGAGATTCTGAAGAAAAAAGAGTGTGTTTCTCTGAAGATGTTAGCAGTTTCGGGGAGCGATCTGATCGCGGACGGTATGCAGCCTGGAAAACAGATTGGCGCCGTCTTGCAGGCGTTGTTGGAGCTTGTGATTGAGCAGCCGGAATACAATACAAAGGAGATTTTATTGGAGCAAAGCAGGAAACTGCGCAAGGAAACTCTTTTGTAGAAATACACATACTTACAAGATGTCCGTCATACATTTAGAGAGAATAGGAAATAATGAATGTAGGGGGCAGCGATGAAAGAGAACGAAGTAAGTGTGTTGGATCAATATGATATAGATATAAAAAGCACCCGCAGAATCAGGGGTGCTATTTTATGTGCTACAAATCAGGGGCTCTTTGTACTCAGGGAGCTTATGATTTCAGAAAAGAGAATTCCAATGCTGCACAAATTATATGTGCACATGATGGAAAATGGATGTGACAGGGTAGATGCGGTCATAGAAAATAAAGAGCATGAATTATTCAGCACATCAGAAGATGGGATTAAGTATGTGGTCAAACGTTGGTATGACGGAAAAGAATGCGATATCCGAAAAGAACAGGAAATTGTGGGGGCGACAAAAAATCTTGCAAAACTGCATAAAGTCTTGCGAGGACCCATTGATTTTGGAGAGGAATCAGAGACCTTTGTTATGGAAGGCGAGGATTTGCGAAAGGAGTACTGCCGGCATAACCGTGAGATGAAAAAGGTACGGGCGTTTATCCGCGGGAAAGTAGGAAAAGGTGAGTTTGAGCTGATGTTTTTGAAATATTTTGATGCGATGTATGACTGGGCGCAGAGTGCGAGCGCCCGATTGGAACAATCGGAATATGAGTTGTTGATGCAGCAAAGCAGAGAGAAAACAACGATTACGCATGGTGAATACAATTATCACAATGTTCTGATGATGCAGGATGGAATTGCAACAACAAATTTCGAGCATTTTCACCAAGATGTTCAGTTGGCGGATCTGTACTATTTCCTTAGGAAGACGATGGAAAAGAATCATTGGAATGTGATGCTTGGTGACAAGATGCTTGAGGCTTACAGTGAAATTTTGCCGCTTGGGGAGCGGGAGATGGAATATCTTGCAATCAGCCTGTCTTATCCAGAAAAGTTTTGGAAGGCGGCAAACTCTTATTATCGGTCCAGCAAAGCGTGGATTCCGATGAAGAGTGTTGAGAAATTGGAGGTTGCAATTCATCAGACGGAAGAAAAGAAACATTTTTTAGAGGCGATATTTTCTTTTCATTTGTAAAATGCTGGTGTATAATAGTAGGGAAAATGCAAAGGAGGAACAAATGGTATGAATTATCAGGAACAGTATCAAGAATGGCTCACAAATCCATATTTTGATGAAGAGACAAAACAGGAATTAAAAGCAATTGCAGATAATGAAAATGAGATAAAAGAAAGATTTTATAAAGACTTAGAATTTGGAACAGCGGGGCTGCGCGGTGTGATCGGTGCAGGAACAAACCGTTTGAATATCTATACAGTGAGAAAAGCAACACAGGGACTTGCGAATTATATTTTGCAAAAAGGACTTCAGGAAAAAGGTGTGGCAATCGCATATGACTCAAGAAGGATGTCGCCGGAGTTTGCGGATGAGGCGGCTTTGTGTCTGAATGCAAATGGAATCAAAGCGTATGTATTTGAATCACTCCGTCCTACACCGGAACTTTCCTATGCCGTAAGAAAGTTGAATTGTGTTGCGGGAATCAATATCACGGCAAGTCACAACCCGCCGGAATATAACGGATATAAAGTGTATTGGGAAGACGGAGCTCAGATCACTCCTCCTCATGATAAAGGAATCATGGATGAAGTGAAAAAAGTGACTGATTTCAATACCGTGAAGACGATGACGCTGGAGGCGGCTAAGGCGGCAGGACTTTATGTGGTGATCGGCAGTGAGATTGACGATGCTTATATGGAAGAATTGAAAAAGCAGGTAATCCATTGGGATGCGATCAAAGAGATGGGGAAAGAATTAAAGATTGTTTACAGTCCTCTTCATGGAACAGGAAATATTCCGGCAAGACGTATTTTGAAAGAGCTTGGATTTGAAAATGTATATGTTGTAAAAGAGCAGGAATTACCGGATGGAGAATTTCCGACAGTCTCTTACCCGAACCCGGAGGCTGAGGAAGCATTTGAGTTGGGATTAAAACTGGCAAAAGAAGTAGATGCGGATCTTGTTCTGGCGACAGACCCGGATGCAGACCGTCTCGGTGTATATGTGAAAGACAGTAAATCCGGAGAATATAAAGTTCTGACAGGGAATATGTCAGGATGTCTGCTTGCGGACTATGAAATTGGACAACGAAAAGCGACTGTAGGATTGCCGGAAGACGGTTATCTGATCAAGACAATCGTGACATCGAATATGGCAGATGCGATTGCAAAAGGATATGGTACAGGATTGATCGAAGTTCTGACAGGATTTAAGTTTATCGGACAGCAGATTCTCGGTTTTGAGCAGAGTAAAAAAGGCACATATTTATTCGGATTTGAGGAAAGCTATGGTTGTCTGATCGGAACTCATGCAAGAGATAAAGATGCAATTGTTGCGACGATGGCACTGTGTGAGGCGGCTGCATACTATAAGACAAAAGGTATGACACTTTGGGATGCCATGGTTGATATGTATGAGAGATTTGGATATTATAAGGATGATATTCAGGCGATTACATTAAAAGGAATTGAAGGGTTGGCAAAGATTCAGGAAATCCTTGAGACGCTGCGCAAAGAGCCGCCGGTAAAAATCGGTGCTTACGAAGTGCTGAAAGCAAGAGATTATCAGGCTGATACAATCAAGGATCTCGCTACAGGCGAGGTGACAGGAACGGGACTTCCGAACTCTAATGTCTTATATTACGACCTGACAGATGACGCATGGCTGTGTGTACGTCCATCCGGAACAGAGCCGAAAGTAAAATTCTATTATGGTGTAAAAGGTACTTCTTTAGAGGATGCGGATGCCAAATCAGAAGCGCTGGGAAAAGAAGTTCTTGCGATGATTGATAAAATGCTGTAAAAGGGTGTCAAAAGTGCCCCAAAACCCCGAAAAAACAAGGAAAAGTGGGCAAATACACTTGACAAAAGACGGGTGAAACGGTATAACAGTATTTAAAGGCATATTCATACAGAAAAAGCGTGTGAGACATGCGAAAAAACCGATAGAATTTATTGATGAATACATTCTATGTTTGAAATAAGAGGAGGAACATAATCCATGAACAAAACAGAATTTATCTCAGCAATCGCTGAGAAAGCAGAGTTATCAAAGAAAGATGCAGAAAAAGCTTTAAAAGCTTTCACAGACGTAGTGGAAGAAGAACTGAAGAAAGGTGAAAAGATCCAGTTAGTTGGATTTGGAACATTCGAAGTAAGTGAAAGAGCAGCAAGAGAAGGAAGAAATCCTCAGACTGGTGAGACAATGAAGATTGAAGCTTGCAAAGCTCCAAAATTCAAAGCTGGAAAAGCATTAAAAGACGCTGTAAATGCATAATAAATGTTCATGATAAAAAGAATGTGCTTGGCACATTCTTTTTTTCTATAAACAGTTTAGTCATGTGCAAAGTTATAAAAAAAGAAAAATAAAGGTGGAGGAGAAAAGATGAGACTGGATAAATTTTTAAAAGTATCAAGATTGATTAAAAGAAGAACAGTGGCAAATGAGGCGTGTGATGCGGGGAGAGTGCTTGTGAATGGAAATGTTGCCAAAGCATCCGTGAAAGTAAAGCCGGGAGATGTTATTGAGATTCAATTCGGAACGAAGAATGTAAAAGTAGAAGTGCTGGATATTCAGGACACAACAAAAAAAGAAGAAGCAAAAGATTTGTTTAAATATTTATAAAACAGTCATAATACAGCAAGACCTTTCATATAATTAGGATATATCAAAATTGATATTACTTCCGGTAAAAATACCGGCGGCAGTTTGAAATAAGGAGAAAGGTTGTGGAATCTTGGAAGAAAAACAGGTACAAAAACCACATAAGCTGGTAGTGAACAATAGAAAGACAAGTATGGTTACAGGTGTGCTTGATGTACTGTCGTTTGATTTGAATGAGATATTGCTGGAGACGGAACAGGGTATGCTCATGGTCAAGGGGAAGGATCTGCATGTAAATCGTCTGAGTGTAGAAAAAGGGGAAGTGGATTTATCCGGACATATCGACAGCATTGCGTACTCGGATGTCCATCAAAATGCCGGTCAAAGCGAGAATTTCTTTATGAAATTATTTAAGTAGGTGAGTTATGCTTGGAATCGGTGATGAAATATCCATTTTTTTGCAGGCGTTATTGGCGGGCAATATTGTACTTTTGGTTTATACGTGCATTAGAGTTTTTAGAAGACTTATAAAACACGATCTGTTTTTCGTTTCTTTAGAAGATTTTTTCTTTTGGGTATGGGCAGGTTTGTATCTGTTTGTCAAGATCTATGACACTAGTGATGGTAGTATACGTTGGTTCTTTACCATAGGTGTTGTGGTTGGGGGAGTTTGTTCATTTTTTGTGCTGCATTTTTTGTCTGAGATGGGGAAAAAACTGTTTGCCAGGATTCGTGAAAAAGACGAAAAATCTATTGATAAATCAAAGGAAAAAAGGTAATATAACTATATTGGGACAAAAAATAGATTTATAAGGGTGTATCAATGATGAGAAGTGTAAAGCAGCGGAACCGTGATAAACGTCAGCGGACAAGAATGCGCCGTCACAAAGCGAGTATTCTTTCGATATGTGGTGTGATTTTATTATTGACAATCATATTGTCGGTGGGAAGTATGTCACTTCAGGCAAAGAACAAGCGTTATAAGCAGCAGGAAGCGGAACTTACGGCACAGTTGAAAGAAGAAAAAGAGCGTACAGAAGAGATTAAAGAATTTGAAGAGTATGCAGGAACAGATGCGTACATAGAAGATGTTGCAAAAGATAAGCTGGGGCTCATCCACAAGAATGAGATATTGTTTGAGCCGGAACCATAATGGAAAAATTTCATAATACCATACAAAAGATAGAATGTGTTTGAGCACATTCTTTTTGTTTAGACGGAATTTCTGGAAAAGGGGTTATTCATGATGGAGGAGTTAAAAATAGGACGAGCTGTGCAGGCGAACCCATATGTGATACAGATGGATCGGTTTGTGCAGTCTTTGGAAAAATTGACCAAGGTATTTTTGCAGCTGGAGAGAAAACATGATTTATTTACAAAAGCGGAAATGGAAGAAATGTACGAAAAAGTAAATGAGAAAGTGTGCGGCAATTGTGCGAATAAAGAAGTGTGTCTTGGACAAGAGGCGTTTCTGACCTACCAGATGGTACATGAGATTTTTTGTACCATAGAAGAATATGGTGTGGAACTGAACACTGAGGTGAAACGTAAGATACAGAAAAGATGTGTGCAGGCGCCGCGCTTTTTGCGGACGGCGCTTGAGGTGTTTAAAGGCGCGAGACAGAATCTGATGTGGAATAATAAAATGGCACAGAACAGGGAAGGATGTGCGGTGCAGCTTGACACATTTGCCCAGATGATTCAGCATGCCACAAGAGAACTGGACGCCAGTATTTTTGCGGACGAGCATTTGGAAAAGAAAATACGGGGGAGATTTTCCAAAATTGGGGTACGGCTTTTAAGTACGGTATTTTTTGTGACAGAAGATGGGAAATATGAGGTTCATGTTACGGCAAAATCTATCAAAGGGCAGTGTGTATCCACGAAAGAGCTTGTGCAGATCATATCGGAGTGTGTCGGAAGAAAGATGGTGGCGGACCGCGATGAAAGGCCGGTGCTTGGAGAAGAGTATTGTACAGTCACCTGTGTGGAAGGGCCACGTTTTCATACGCTTCAGGGAATTGCGAAAATCGGAAAGGGATGCCGTAAGATATCGGGGGACAGCTTTTCGATGATGGAGATGCCGGGCGGCAGGAAGGGCATCATACTCTCCGACGGAATGGGGGCAGGGGAAGCAGCATTTAAGGAAAGCGCCATGGTGGTGGAAATGTTAGAGGAACTTCTGGCAGCTGGATTCCCGAAAGAGACAGCAATTCAGATGTTGAATACAGCGCTGGTGATGGGGCGCGAAGAGGTGCGGTTTTCTACAATTGATATGAGTGTATTTGACCTGTATAGTGGGAAATGTGAGTTTGTGAAGGCGGGGGCATCCACTACGTTTGTAAAATATGAGGATAAGGTAGAGACAATCAAATCAACCAGTCTTCCGATAGGAGTTTTGCCTAAATTGGAGGTGGATTGTGTTGTGCGAAGCTTGTGCGATGGGAATTTTGTTGTGATGGTGACAGATGGGGTGCTTGATGCGCTTCCGGTTGGAGAGCAGGAGCTGATCATGAAAATGATCATCGAGGGGACAAGCATAACCAACCCAAAAGAGATGGCGCATCACATTTTAGAGCAGGTTTTGGAATGTTCCGGGGAGATCCCTTTGGATGATATGACGATTATGGTCGTGGGCATGTGGAGTCTTGCAAAATAAAAAGGAATAAGATAAAATTAGTGCGGGTGAATAATTACAAAGGAAAATGTGGATAATGTTAGAAAAAATAAGAAGGTATGTGGAAAAATGGCATATGATCGAGAATGGCGATAAGATAATTGTAGGCGTATCAGGAGGTGCAGATTCTATATGCCTTCTTTTTGTATTGATACAGCTGCAAAAAGAGATTCCGTTTGAGTTGGTCTGTGTTCATGTGAACCATGGATTGAGAGGGATAGATGCGGATGCGGACGAAATGTATGTAAAAAAAATGTGCGAGAAGCATTGTGTCCCATGTGAAATTTATCGGGAAGATGTTGCATTAATTGCAAAAAAAAGGAAACAATCTTTGGAGGAGGCGGGGCGTGAAGTGCGCCGGGAAGCCTTTGTGAAAACCTTGAAGCGATATGGAGGAACTAAAATTGCGCTTGCGCATCATCAAAATGACAATGCAGAGACATTTCTGATGAATGTGGCTCGCGGAGCAGGTCTGAAAGGGCTTGGCGGCATACGTCCGGTAAATGGGAATGTGATTCGTCCGCTTCTTGCAGTGGAGCGTGGTGAGGTTGAGAAATATCTGGAAGAAGAGGGGATTGCCTTTTGTGTAGATGAGACCAATAAAAGTGATGCGTACATGAGAAACCGTATCCGGAATCACATTTTGCCGTATTTTGAGGAGCAGGTGAATAAAAGGACAGTTACTCACATTAATGAGACAATGGAGCGGCTGAGGGAGATTGAAGGATTTTTGGAAGAGCAGACTGAGATTTCGTGGAGGCAGTGTACTAGAACCGAAGAAACAGGAACTGTTATCCTGCAGGCTGAATTTCAACAGATTCCGCATGTGATACAGTCATTTGTTTTGAAAAAGGTACTTTGGGAAGTCTGCAGGCGAGAGAAAGATATTGAAGCTGTTCATCTGCAGATGCTTCAGGAGTTGTTTGAAAAGCAAGTCGGAAGAAGGGTGGATTTGCCGTATGATATGGAAGCCTGGCGGACGTATGACGGTGTTGTGTGCAGGAAAAAAACAGAGCCTGGACCGCAAAAAGCAGAAGAAAAAATATTGGACTGTGAAGGGCAGGAAACACATTTGTGTGAATGGTGTGGCTGGCAGATCAAAAGCCGCGTATTCGTGGCAGACCAAGTGCCACAGGAGGCTTCTGAAAAAGTTTACACGAAATGGTTTGATTATGATATAATAAGGGACGCGGTGAGTATTAGAACAAGAAAGCCCGGAGATTACTTGGCGATTCATAGCGATGGCAAGACGCAGAAACTGAAGTCTTATTTTATCAATGAGAAGATTTCGGCGGAGGAAAGAGGAAAGATTCCCTTGATCGCAGAAGGCAGTCATATATTGTGGGTTGTCGGTTATCGTACGAGCAGCGCTTACCGGGTAACTAAGAATACAAAAACAATATTAGAAATACAAATAAACGAAGGAGAAGAATCATGGCAGAGACAATTAAAGTATTAGTATCAGAAGAAGAGGTAGATGCAAGAATTGAGGCGCTTGGAAAGCAGATCAGTGAGGATTATGCGGGAAAACAGGTACACCTTATCTGTGTGCTGAAAGGTGGCGTATTTTTTATGTGTGAACTTGCAAAAAGAATTACAGTTCCGGTATCCATGGATTTTATGAGTGTGAGCAGTTATGGGGACGGAACGACATCCAGCGGCGTTGTAAAGATTGCCAAAGACTTAGATGAGACATTGGAAGGAAAAGACGTAATTGTTGTGGAAGATATTATTGATTCCGGAAGAACGCTGTCTTACCTGCTTGAAATTTTGGCAAAGAGAGGACCAAAGAGTATGAGACTTTGCACACTGCTTGACAAGCCGGAGAGACGTGTGCGCGATGTAAAAGTAGATTATGTAGGGTTCAATATTCCGGATGAATTCGTTGTGGGATACGGACTTGACTATGCACAAAAATATAGAAATCTGCCATACATCGGTGTTGTAGAAGGTGTGGAGTAGGAAGGAGCTAAGAATTGAATAGTAAGAAAAGCAGAGGAATGGGAGGTGCTTCAATCTTTATGGTTGTGGCGCTTGCCTTATTAGTGTACTGGTTTATTGGCCAGATGAACATGAAGCAGCGTGAATATACGTATCAGGAATTTACGCAGGCAGTTCAGGACGGAGAGGTGGATTCAGTCATCATCCGGCAGAATAAAGAGGTGCCGACTGGACGGCTTGAGATTCAGATGAAGGATCAGAGCGAAGATGTAAAATACCTGAATGTTTCTGATGTAAATGAGATACAGGAGTTGTTGAGTAAAGCAGATGTAAAGTGCACACTTGATGATGTGCCGAAAGAGTCATGGTTTATGACCACGATGTTTCCGACGCTTTTGATGGTCGGGGTTGTGATTTTCTTGTTTATGATGATGAACAGACAGGGCGGCGGTGCCAATGTAAAAGCGATGAACTTTGGAAAGAGCCGTGCGCGTATGACAAGTGGTTCGGATAAGCAGGTGAAATTTGCACAGGTTGCAGGGCTTCAAGAGGAAAAAGAAGAATTGGAAGAGATCGTAGATTTCTTGAAAAGTCCGAAGAAATACATTCAGGTGGGAGCCAGAATCCCGAAGGGTGTTCTTTTGGTGGGACCTCCGGGAACAGGAAAGACATTACTTGCCAAAGCCGTGGCAGGAGAAGCGGGTGTTCCGTTCTTCACGATTTCCGGTTCTGATTTTGTAGAGATGTTTGTCGGTGTGGGAGCTTCTCGTGTGCGTGATTTGTTTGAGGATGCGAAGAAACATGCGCCATGTATTATTTTCATTGATGAGATTGATGCGGTTGCAAGACGTCGCGGTACCGGAATGGGCGGCGGACATGACGAACGAGAGCAGACATTGAATCAGCTTCTTGTTGAGATGGATGGTTTTGGTGTAAATGAAGGAATTATCGTAATGTCAGCGACGAACCGTGTGGATATTTTGGATCCGGCAATTTTAAGACCGGGGCGTTTTGACCGAAAAGTGATGGTCGGAAGACCGGACGTGAAAGGAAGAAAAGAGATTTTGGAAGTTCACGCGAAAGGGAAACCGCTCGGTGATGATGTGGATTTGGCGCAGATTGCACAGACAACTTCTGGATTTACGGGGGCAGATCTTGAGAATCTGTTAAATGAGGCTGCGATTTTGGCGGCGAAAGAGAATCGGGT encodes the following:
- the ftsH gene encoding ATP-dependent zinc metalloprotease FtsH, with the translated sequence MGGASIFMVVALALLVYWFIGQMNMKQREYTYQEFTQAVQDGEVDSVIIRQNKEVPTGRLEIQMKDQSEDVKYLNVSDVNEIQELLSKADVKCTLDDVPKESWFMTTMFPTLLMVGVVIFLFMMMNRQGGGANVKAMNFGKSRARMTSGSDKQVKFAQVAGLQEEKEELEEIVDFLKSPKKYIQVGARIPKGVLLVGPPGTGKTLLAKAVAGEAGVPFFTISGSDFVEMFVGVGASRVRDLFEDAKKHAPCIIFIDEIDAVARRRGTGMGGGHDEREQTLNQLLVEMDGFGVNEGIIVMSATNRVDILDPAILRPGRFDRKVMVGRPDVKGRKEILEVHAKGKPLGDDVDLAQIAQTTSGFTGADLENLLNEAAILAAKENRVYIQQSDIRHAFVKVGIGAEKKSKVVSEKEKKITAYHEAGHAILFHVLPDVGPVYSVSIIPTGVGAAGYTMPLPENDEMFNTRGKMLQEITVALGGRIAEELVFDDITTGASQDIKQATALAKSMVMKFGMSEELGLVNYDSDSEEVFVGRDFGHASRGYGEEVAGKIDREVKKIIDECYANAKEIIQKYNHVLESCADLLLEKEKITREEFSALFDEEIAES
- a CDS encoding CotS family spore coat protein, which codes for MKENEVSVLDQYDIDIKSTRRIRGAILCATNQGLFVLRELMISEKRIPMLHKLYVHMMENGCDRVDAVIENKEHELFSTSEDGIKYVVKRWYDGKECDIRKEQEIVGATKNLAKLHKVLRGPIDFGEESETFVMEGEDLRKEYCRHNREMKKVRAFIRGKVGKGEFELMFLKYFDAMYDWAQSASARLEQSEYELLMQQSREKTTITHGEYNYHNVLMMQDGIATTNFEHFHQDVQLADLYYFLRKTMEKNHWNVMLGDKMLEAYSEILPLGEREMEYLAISLSYPEKFWKAANSYYRSSKAWIPMKSVEKLEVAIHQTEEKKHFLEAIFSFHL
- a CDS encoding RNA-binding S4 domain-containing protein; this translates as MRLDKFLKVSRLIKRRTVANEACDAGRVLVNGNVAKASVKVKPGDVIEIQFGTKNVKVEVLDIQDTTKKEEAKDLFKYL
- the tilS gene encoding tRNA lysidine(34) synthetase TilS translates to MLEKIRRYVEKWHMIENGDKIIVGVSGGADSICLLFVLIQLQKEIPFELVCVHVNHGLRGIDADADEMYVKKMCEKHCVPCEIYREDVALIAKKRKQSLEEAGREVRREAFVKTLKRYGGTKIALAHHQNDNAETFLMNVARGAGLKGLGGIRPVNGNVIRPLLAVERGEVEKYLEEEGIAFCVDETNKSDAYMRNRIRNHILPYFEEQVNKRTVTHINETMERLREIEGFLEEQTEISWRQCTRTEETGTVILQAEFQQIPHVIQSFVLKKVLWEVCRREKDIEAVHLQMLQELFEKQVGRRVDLPYDMEAWRTYDGVVCRKKTEPGPQKAEEKILDCEGQETHLCEWCGWQIKSRVFVADQVPQEASEKVYTKWFDYDIIRDAVSIRTRKPGDYLAIHSDGKTQKLKSYFINEKISAEERGKIPLIAEGSHILWVVGYRTSSAYRVTKNTKTILEIQINEGEESWQRQLKY
- the yabP gene encoding sporulation protein YabP → MEEKQVQKPHKLVVNNRKTSMVTGVLDVLSFDLNEILLETEQGMLMVKGKDLHVNRLSVEKGEVDLSGHIDSIAYSDVHQNAGQSENFFMKLFK
- the hpt gene encoding hypoxanthine phosphoribosyltransferase, whose amino-acid sequence is MAETIKVLVSEEEVDARIEALGKQISEDYAGKQVHLICVLKGGVFFMCELAKRITVPVSMDFMSVSSYGDGTTSSGVVKIAKDLDETLEGKDVIVVEDIIDSGRTLSYLLEILAKRGPKSMRLCTLLDKPERRVRDVKVDYVGFNIPDEFVVGYGLDYAQKYRNLPYIGVVEGVE
- a CDS encoding HU family DNA-binding protein yields the protein MNKTEFISAIAEKAELSKKDAEKALKAFTDVVEEELKKGEKIQLVGFGTFEVSERAAREGRNPQTGETMKIEACKAPKFKAGKALKDAVNA
- a CDS encoding phospho-sugar mutase, coding for MNYQEQYQEWLTNPYFDEETKQELKAIADNENEIKERFYKDLEFGTAGLRGVIGAGTNRLNIYTVRKATQGLANYILQKGLQEKGVAIAYDSRRMSPEFADEAALCLNANGIKAYVFESLRPTPELSYAVRKLNCVAGINITASHNPPEYNGYKVYWEDGAQITPPHDKGIMDEVKKVTDFNTVKTMTLEAAKAAGLYVVIGSEIDDAYMEELKKQVIHWDAIKEMGKELKIVYSPLHGTGNIPARRILKELGFENVYVVKEQELPDGEFPTVSYPNPEAEEAFELGLKLAKEVDADLVLATDPDADRLGVYVKDSKSGEYKVLTGNMSGCLLADYEIGQRKATVGLPEDGYLIKTIVTSNMADAIAKGYGTGLIEVLTGFKFIGQQILGFEQSKKGTYLFGFEESYGCLIGTHARDKDAIVATMALCEAAAYYKTKGMTLWDAMVDMYERFGYYKDDIQAITLKGIEGLAKIQEILETLRKEPPVKIGAYEVLKARDYQADTIKDLATGEVTGTGLPNSNVLYYDLTDDAWLCVRPSGTEPKVKFYYGVKGTSLEDADAKSEALGKEVLAMIDKML
- the yabQ gene encoding spore cortex biosynthesis protein YabQ, producing the protein MLGIGDEISIFLQALLAGNIVLLVYTCIRVFRRLIKHDLFFVSLEDFFFWVWAGLYLFVKIYDTSDGSIRWFFTIGVVVGGVCSFFVLHFLSEMGKKLFARIREKDEKSIDKSKEKR
- a CDS encoding FtsB family cell division protein, with translation MMRSVKQRNRDKRQRTRMRRHKASILSICGVILLLTIILSVGSMSLQAKNKRYKQQEAELTAQLKEEKERTEEIKEFEEYAGTDAYIEDVAKDKLGLIHKNEILFEPEP
- a CDS encoding SpoIIE family protein phosphatase, producing the protein MEELKIGRAVQANPYVIQMDRFVQSLEKLTKVFLQLERKHDLFTKAEMEEMYEKVNEKVCGNCANKEVCLGQEAFLTYQMVHEIFCTIEEYGVELNTEVKRKIQKRCVQAPRFLRTALEVFKGARQNLMWNNKMAQNREGCAVQLDTFAQMIQHATRELDASIFADEHLEKKIRGRFSKIGVRLLSTVFFVTEDGKYEVHVTAKSIKGQCVSTKELVQIISECVGRKMVADRDERPVLGEEYCTVTCVEGPRFHTLQGIAKIGKGCRKISGDSFSMMEMPGGRKGIILSDGMGAGEAAFKESAMVVEMLEELLAAGFPKETAIQMLNTALVMGREEVRFSTIDMSVFDLYSGKCEFVKAGASTTFVKYEDKVETIKSTSLPIGVLPKLEVDCVVRSLCDGNFVVMVTDGVLDALPVGEQELIMKMIIEGTSITNPKEMAHHILEQVLECSGEIPLDDMTIMVVGMWSLAK